One part of the Streptococcus sp. oral taxon 431 genome encodes these proteins:
- the argR gene encoding arginine repressor has product MRKRERHQLIKQMITEEKLGTQKEIQDRLEARNVFVTQTTLSRDLRELGLTKVKKNDKVYYVLANETEKIDLVEFLSHHLEGVARAEFTLVLHTKLGEAAVLANVVDANKDEWILGTVAGANTLLVICRDQHVAKLMEDRLLDLMKDR; this is encoded by the coding sequence ATGAGAAAAAGAGAACGTCATCAGTTGATCAAGCAGATGATCACTGAGGAAAAATTAGGGACTCAAAAAGAGATCCAGGATCGGTTGGAAGCACGCAATGTTTTTGTGACGCAAACGACCTTGTCGCGTGACCTCCGCGAACTGGGCTTGACCAAGGTTAAGAAAAATGATAAGGTTTACTATGTACTAGCAAATGAGACAGAGAAGATTGACCTGGTTGAGTTCTTGTCCCATCATTTGGAAGGTGTAGCAAGAGCTGAGTTTACCTTAGTTTTGCACACTAAATTGGGTGAAGCCGCAGTTTTAGCCAATGTTGTCGATGCCAACAAGGATGAATGGATTTTAGGAACAGTTGCGGGTGCCAATACTCTCTTGGTAATCTGCCGAGATCAGCATGTTGCTAAACTCATGGAAGATCGTTTGTTAGATTTGATGAAGGATAGATAA
- the mutS gene encoding DNA mismatch repair protein MutS: MMTEKLSPGMQQYVDIKKQYPDAFLLFRMGDFYELFYEDAVNAAQILEISLTSRNKNADNPIPMAGVPYHSAQQYIDVLVERGYKVAIAEQMEDPKQAVGVVKREVVQVITPGTVVDSSKPDSQNNFLVAIDRDGQQFGLAYMDLVTGDFYVTGLLDFTLVCGEIRNLKAREVVIGYALTEEEEQILSRQMNLVLSYEKESFEDIHLLDPRLAPIEQAASSKLLQYVHRTQMRELNHLKPVVRYEIKDFLQMDYATKASLDLVENARSGKKQGSLFWLLDETKTAMGMRLLRSWIHRPLIDKDRILERQEVVQVFLDYFFERSDLTESLKGVYDIERLASRVSFGKSNPKDLLQLATTLRSVPRIRAILEGMEQPALAYLIEQLDAIPELESLISAAIAPEAPHVITEGGIIRTGFDETLDKYRRVLREGTSWIAEIEAKERENSGISTLKIDYNKKDGYYFHVTNSQLGNVPAHFFRKATLKNSERFGTEELARIEGEMLEAREKSANLEYEIFMRIREEVGKYIQRLQALAQGIATVDVLQGLAVVAENQHLIRPEFGEDSRIDIQKGRHAVVEKVMGAQTYIPNSIQMDEDTSIQLITGPNMSGKSTYMRQLAMTAVMAQMGSYVPAERAHLPIFDAIFTRIGAADDLVSGQSTFMVEMMEANNAIAHATENSLILFDELGRGTATYDGMALAQAIIEYIHEHIGAKTLFATHYHELTSLETSLGHLVNVHVATLEQNGQVTFLHKIEAGPADKSYGIHVAKIAGLPVDLLKRADEILTHLESQGQESPAPMKQTHAVSEQISLFDSAEENPILAELAKVDVYNMTPMQAMNLLLEWKQKL; encoded by the coding sequence ATGATGACAGAAAAATTATCACCTGGCATGCAACAGTATGTGGATATAAAAAAACAATATCCAGATGCTTTTTTGCTCTTTCGTATGGGTGATTTTTATGAGTTATTTTACGAAGATGCAGTCAATGCTGCCCAGATACTAGAAATCTCACTAACCAGTCGCAATAAGAATGCTGACAATCCTATTCCCATGGCTGGAGTTCCTTATCACTCAGCACAACAGTATATTGATGTCCTAGTGGAGCGTGGCTACAAGGTTGCCATTGCTGAGCAGATGGAGGATCCTAAGCAGGCAGTAGGGGTTGTTAAGCGCGAGGTTGTGCAGGTGATTACCCCTGGTACAGTCGTCGATAGTAGTAAACCAGATAGTCAAAACAACTTTTTGGTGGCTATCGACCGTGACGGTCAGCAATTTGGTTTGGCATACATGGACTTAGTGACGGGTGATTTCTATGTGACAGGTTTATTGGATTTTACCCTGGTCTGTGGTGAAATCCGAAATCTTAAGGCAAGAGAAGTTGTCATCGGCTATGCCTTAACTGAAGAGGAAGAACAGATTCTCAGCCGTCAAATGAATTTGGTGCTTTCTTATGAGAAAGAATCATTTGAAGACATACATCTGTTGGATCCACGCTTGGCGCCTATTGAACAAGCTGCCAGCAGTAAGCTTCTTCAGTACGTTCATCGGACTCAGATGAGAGAGTTGAATCACTTGAAGCCAGTTGTCCGTTATGAAATTAAGGATTTCTTGCAGATGGATTATGCAACCAAGGCTAGTTTAGATCTAGTAGAAAATGCTCGTTCTGGCAAGAAACAAGGGAGTCTTTTCTGGTTGCTAGATGAAACTAAGACTGCCATGGGAATGCGTCTTTTGCGCTCTTGGATCCACCGTCCCTTGATTGACAAGGATCGTATCCTTGAACGTCAGGAGGTTGTACAGGTCTTTCTGGATTATTTCTTTGAACGCAGTGATTTGACGGAAAGCCTTAAGGGAGTCTACGATATTGAGCGCCTGGCTAGTCGTGTTTCTTTTGGGAAAAGCAATCCTAAAGACCTCTTACAATTAGCGACTACTCTGAGAAGTGTTCCACGAATTCGAGCAATTTTAGAAGGAATGGAGCAACCAGCTCTTGCCTATCTGATTGAACAATTAGATGCTATTCCTGAGTTGGAAAGTCTTATTAGCGCAGCCATTGCTCCTGAGGCTCCTCACGTGATTACCGAAGGTGGTATTATTCGGACTGGCTTTGATGAGACCTTGGATAAGTATCGTCGTGTGCTGAGAGAGGGAACCAGCTGGATTGCTGAGATTGAGGCCAAGGAAAGAGAAAACTCTGGCATCAGTACGCTCAAGATTGACTACAATAAAAAAGACGGCTACTATTTCCATGTGACCAATTCGCAGCTTGGTAACGTACCAGCCCACTTTTTCCGTAAGGCTACGCTGAAAAACTCGGAGCGTTTTGGGACAGAGGAGTTGGCGCGTATCGAGGGAGAAATGCTAGAGGCACGTGAGAAATCAGCAAACTTAGAGTACGAAATTTTTATGCGGATCCGTGAGGAGGTTGGGAAGTATATTCAACGCCTGCAAGCCCTAGCCCAAGGAATCGCTACTGTCGATGTCTTACAAGGTTTGGCAGTGGTAGCAGAAAATCAGCACTTGATTCGGCCAGAGTTCGGAGAGGATTCACGAATTGACATCCAAAAGGGACGTCACGCAGTCGTTGAGAAGGTCATGGGAGCCCAAACCTATATTCCCAATAGTATCCAAATGGATGAAGATACTAGCATCCAACTGATTACAGGGCCTAACATGAGCGGGAAGTCAACCTATATGCGCCAATTAGCTATGACAGCGGTCATGGCTCAGATGGGTTCTTATGTACCGGCAGAACGTGCTCATTTACCAATTTTTGATGCAATTTTTACCCGTATCGGGGCGGCAGATGACTTGGTTTCAGGCCAGTCAACCTTTATGGTCGAGATGATGGAAGCCAATAATGCCATTGCGCATGCGACTGAGAATTCTCTCATTCTCTTTGATGAGCTTGGACGCGGAACGGCAACTTATGATGGCATGGCCTTGGCCCAGGCAATTATCGAGTATATTCATGAACATATCGGAGCCAAGACTCTCTTTGCGACTCATTACCATGAATTGACTAGTTTGGAGACTAGTCTGGGACATCTGGTTAACGTTCACGTGGCTACACTTGAGCAAAATGGACAGGTTACCTTCCTTCACAAGATCGAAGCAGGACCAGCTGATAAATCATACGGTATTCACGTAGCTAAGATTGCAGGTTTACCGGTAGACTTGCTGAAAAGAGCAGATGAAATTTTAACGCACTTAGAGAGTCAAGGTCAGGAAAGTCCTGCTCCAATGAAACAAACACATGCAGTCTCTGAACAAATTTCCCTATTTGACTCGGCGGAAGAAAATCCTATCCTAGCAGAATTGGCTAAAGTAGATGTGTACAACATGACACCGATGCAAGCCATGAACCTCTTGTTAGAATGGAAGCAAAAATTATAA
- a CDS encoding DUF3021 domain-containing protein, translating to MKKQIFHDAATGILIGLILSIIFSFIYSPSNYAPLSPNSLIGQFMIQQQVHGALVLLYCSIIWAAIGVLFSFGSRLFAKDWSLLRATVTHFFLMLLGFVPLAILAGWFPLRWTFILQLIPEFAIVYLIIWAILYKRESKKVAHINQLLAQKK from the coding sequence ATGAAAAAACAAATTTTCCACGATGCCGCAACCGGTATCCTCATCGGCCTCATCCTATCCATTATCTTTTCTTTTATCTATTCACCAAGCAACTATGCACCACTTAGCCCCAACTCTTTGATTGGCCAATTCATGATCCAACAACAGGTACATGGCGCTCTAGTTTTGCTCTACTGTTCTATCATCTGGGCAGCTATCGGAGTCCTCTTTAGTTTTGGTAGCCGTCTCTTTGCCAAAGACTGGAGCCTTCTTCGTGCGACTGTCACTCACTTCTTCCTCATGCTATTAGGTTTTGTTCCTCTAGCAATTCTGGCAGGTTGGTTTCCACTTCGCTGGACTTTCATCCTTCAACTCATCCCAGAGTTTGCCATCGTCTATCTCATCATCTGGGCGATTCTCTATAAAAGAGAATCAAAGAAGGTTGCCCACATCAACCAATTATTGGCTCAGAAGAAATAA
- a CDS encoding LytTR family DNA-binding domain-containing protein, with translation MKVRLDIDQQYAEEQIIIEAPSLSPRVQKVQDFVQSLDQNETLKGKFQDQVYLIQISKIQRIYIENRKVLAETDSQTYALDIRLYQASEILPASFIQISQSEIVNIDAISHLKLTSNGLIEIYLKNDSFTYSSRRYLKAIKEKLEL, from the coding sequence ATGAAAGTTAGACTTGACATTGATCAACAATACGCCGAAGAACAAATCATCATAGAAGCACCATCTTTGTCACCTAGAGTTCAAAAAGTTCAAGACTTTGTTCAATCACTGGATCAAAACGAAACTCTTAAAGGAAAATTCCAAGACCAGGTCTACTTGATTCAGATTAGTAAGATTCAACGTATATATATTGAAAATCGCAAAGTCTTAGCTGAAACGGATAGCCAAACCTATGCGCTCGACATTCGTCTTTACCAAGCAAGTGAAATTCTACCTGCTTCCTTTATCCAAATTTCCCAATCGGAAATTGTCAACATCGATGCTATTAGTCATCTAAAACTAACCTCTAACGGCTTGATTGAAATCTATCTAAAAAATGACAGTTTCACCTACTCATCTCGCCGTTACCTCAAAGCTATTAAGGAGAAATTAGAACTATGA
- the rpsL gene encoding 30S ribosomal protein S12 produces the protein MPTINQLVRKPRKSKVEKSKSPALNVGYNSHKKVQTNVSSPQKRGVATRVGTMTPKKPNSALRKFARVRLSNLIEVTAYIPGIGHNLQEHSVVLLRGGRVKDLPGVRYHIVRGALDTAGVNDRKQGRSKYGTKRPKKA, from the coding sequence ATGCCTACAATTAACCAATTGGTTCGCAAACCGCGTAAATCAAAAGTAGAAAAATCTAAATCACCAGCTTTGAACGTTGGTTACAACAGTCATAAAAAAGTTCAAACAAACGTTTCTTCACCACAAAAACGTGGTGTTGCAACTCGTGTTGGAACAATGACACCTAAAAAACCTAACTCTGCCCTTCGTAAATTTGCTCGTGTACGTTTGAGCAACCTTATCGAAGTTACTGCCTACATCCCAGGTATCGGACACAACTTGCAAGAGCACAGCGTGGTGCTTCTTCGTGGTGGACGTGTAAAAGACCTTCCAGGGGTACGTTACCATATCGTCCGTGGTGCACTTGATACTGCAGGTGTTAACGATCGTAAACAAGGCCGTTCTAAATACGGTACTAAACGTCCGAAAAAAGCATAA
- the rpsG gene encoding 30S ribosomal protein S7, whose translation MSRKNRAPKRDVLPDPLYNSQLVTRLINRVMLDGKRGTAASIVYGAFEQIKEVTGNDALEVFETAMENIMPVLEVRARRVGGSNYQVPVEVRPERRTTLGLRWLVTIARLRGEHTMQDRLAKEILDAANNTGAAVKKREDTHRMAEANRAFAHFRW comes from the coding sequence ATGAGTCGTAAAAATAGAGCTCCAAAACGTGACGTATTGCCAGATCCGCTTTACAATTCACAATTAGTTACTCGTCTTATCAACCGCGTTATGCTTGACGGTAAACGTGGTACAGCTGCTTCAATCGTTTACGGTGCTTTTGAACAAATCAAAGAAGTTACTGGTAACGATGCACTTGAAGTATTTGAAACAGCTATGGAAAACATTATGCCTGTACTTGAAGTACGTGCACGTCGTGTTGGTGGTTCTAACTACCAAGTCCCAGTTGAAGTTCGTCCAGAACGTCGTACAACACTTGGACTTCGTTGGTTGGTAACAATCGCTCGCCTTCGTGGTGAACACACAATGCAAGACCGTCTTGCAAAAGAAATCTTGGATGCTGCTAACAATACTGGTGCAGCAGTTAAGAAACGTGAAGACACTCACCGTATGGCTGAAGCTAACCGTGCCTTCGCACACTTCCGTTGGTAA
- the fusA gene encoding elongation factor G codes for MAREFSLEKTRNIGIMAHVDAGKTTTTERILYYTGKIHKIGETHEGASQMDWMEQEQERGITITSAATTAQWNNHRVNIIDTPGHVDFTIEVQRSLRVLDGAVTVLDSQSGVEPQTETVWRQATEYGVPRIVFANKMDKIGADFLYSVSTLHDRLQANAHPIQLPIGAEDDFRGIIDLIKMKAEIYTNDLGTDILEEDIPAEYLDQAQEYREKLIEAVAETDEELMMKYLEGEEITNEELKAGIRKATINVEFFPVLCGSAFKNKGVQLMLDAVIDYLPSPLDIPAIKGINPDTDEEETRPASDEEPFAALAFKIMTDPFVGRLTFFRVYSGVLQSGSYVLNTSKGKRERIGRILQMHANSRQEIDTVYSGDIAAAVGLKDTTTGDSLTDEKAKIILESINVPEPVIQLMVEPKSKADQDKMGIALQKLAEEDPTFRVETNVETGETVISGMGELHLDVLVDRMRREFKVEANVGAPQVSYRETFRASTQARGFFKRQSGGKGQFGDVWIEFTPNEEGKGFEFENAIVGGVVPREFIPAVEKGLVESMANGVLAGYPMVDVKAKLYDGSYHDVDSSETAFKIAASLALKEAAKTAQPAILEPMMLVTITVPEENLGDVMGHVTARRGRVDGMEAHGNSQIVRAYVPLAEMFGYATVLRSASQGRGTFMMVFDHYEDVPKSVQEEIIKKNKGEE; via the coding sequence ATGGCACGCGAATTTTCACTTGAAAAAACTCGTAATATCGGTATCATGGCTCACGTCGATGCTGGTAAAACAACTACAACTGAGCGTATCCTTTACTACACTGGTAAAATCCACAAAATCGGTGAAACTCACGAAGGTGCGTCACAAATGGACTGGATGGAGCAAGAGCAAGAACGTGGTATCACTATCACATCTGCTGCGACAACAGCTCAATGGAACAACCACCGCGTAAACATCATCGACACACCAGGACACGTGGACTTCACAATCGAAGTACAACGTTCTCTTCGTGTATTGGACGGTGCGGTTACAGTTCTTGACTCACAATCAGGTGTTGAGCCTCAAACTGAAACAGTTTGGCGTCAAGCAACTGAGTACGGAGTTCCTCGTATCGTATTTGCCAACAAAATGGATAAAATCGGTGCTGACTTCCTTTACTCAGTAAGCACACTTCACGATCGTCTTCAAGCGAATGCACACCCAATTCAATTGCCAATCGGTGCTGAAGATGACTTCCGTGGTATCATCGACTTGATCAAGATGAAAGCTGAAATCTATACTAATGACCTTGGTACAGATATCCTTGAAGAAGATATTCCAGCTGAATACCTTGACCAAGCTCAAGAGTACCGTGAAAAATTGATCGAAGCAGTTGCTGAAACTGATGAAGAATTGATGATGAAATACCTCGAAGGTGAAGAAATCACTAACGAAGAATTGAAAGCTGGTATCCGTAAAGCGACTATCAACGTTGAATTCTTCCCAGTATTGTGTGGTTCTGCCTTCAAGAACAAAGGTGTTCAATTGATGCTTGATGCGGTTATCGACTACCTTCCAAGCCCACTTGACATCCCAGCGATCAAAGGTATCAACCCAGATACAGATGAAGAAGAAACTCGTCCAGCATCTGATGAAGAGCCATTTGCAGCTCTTGCCTTCAAGATCATGACTGACCCATTCGTAGGTCGTTTGACATTCTTCCGTGTTTACTCAGGTGTTCTTCAATCAGGTTCTTACGTATTGAACACTTCTAAAGGTAAACGTGAACGTATCGGACGTATCCTTCAAATGCACGCTAACAGCCGTCAAGAAATCGACACTGTTTACTCAGGTGATATCGCTGCTGCCGTTGGTTTGAAAGACACTACAACTGGTGACTCGTTGACAGATGAAAAAGCTAAAATCATCCTTGAGTCAATCAACGTTCCAGAACCAGTTATCCAATTGATGGTTGAACCTAAATCTAAAGCAGACCAAGACAAGATGGGTATCGCCCTTCAAAAATTGGCTGAAGAAGATCCAACATTCCGCGTTGAAACAAACGTTGAAACTGGTGAAACAGTTATCTCTGGTATGGGTGAGCTTCACCTTGACGTCCTTGTTGACCGTATGCGTCGTGAGTTCAAAGTTGAAGCGAACGTAGGTGCTCCTCAAGTATCTTACCGTGAAACATTCCGCGCTTCTACTCAAGCACGTGGATTCTTCAAACGTCAGTCTGGTGGTAAAGGTCAGTTCGGTGATGTATGGATTGAATTTACTCCAAACGAAGAAGGAAAAGGATTCGAATTCGAAAACGCAATCGTCGGTGGTGTGGTTCCTCGTGAATTTATCCCAGCGGTTGAAAAAGGTTTGGTAGAATCTATGGCTAACGGTGTTCTTGCTGGTTACCCAATGGTTGACGTTAAAGCTAAGCTTTACGATGGTTCATACCACGATGTCGACTCATCTGAAACTGCCTTCAAGATCGCTGCATCTCTTGCACTTAAAGAAGCTGCTAAGACTGCACAACCAGCTATCCTTGAACCAATGATGCTTGTAACAATCACTGTTCCAGAAGAAAACCTTGGTGATGTTATGGGTCACGTAACTGCTCGTCGTGGACGTGTAGATGGTATGGAAGCACACGGTAACAGCCAAATCGTTCGTGCTTACGTTCCACTTGCTGAAATGTTCGGTTACGCAACAGTTCTTCGTTCTGCATCTCAAGGACGTGGTACATTCATGATGGTATTCGACCACTACGAAGATGTACCTAAGTCAGTACAAGAAGAAATCATTAAGAAAAACAAAGGTGAAGAATAA